In the genome of Peromyscus eremicus chromosome 1, PerEre_H2_v1, whole genome shotgun sequence, the window gctggtattaaaggcgtgtgccaccaccgcccggctgtgtgttttatttaataagatcatttagaaattctgctgggcagtggtggtgaatgcctttaatctcagcactagggaggcagaggcaggtggatgtctgtgagttcaagaccagcctggactacagagtcagttccatgagagccacaaagctacacagagccttgaaaaactaaaaaaaccaaaccaaaccaaacaaacaaacaaacaaacaaacaagaacaagaaaaaaagaaaaagaaattcatctacaatcaAAGAAATTTGTTTGGGAGTAAACTCACAACCATGGTGGATTTTTCATAAAATTCAGTAACGCTGAAAGGCTTGATCCAAGAACTCAGCATCCCAGACCACAAGGTAGCCAAAATAGGGGGcatacatgcatcccaggtcttcagggtccCTGATGGCCATGCCCCAGTGGCAGGTACCTCAAAGTCATCGGCAGGTGTAACAGCTTACAGCGCCTCACTGGGGGCAGTGCTACATAACTGTTCGTGCTACTATTAGCAACACTTCACACTTGGATTTTCGAAATTCTGGAGACAAAATATGAGTTTCAAGAGTTTCTTATCCTTTATTCTACTACAAGTCTGGCAATACTGTTTAGATCTAAGTGCCTTAGGGATTACCCCAGTTAAGAAGTGactctaaacaaaaacaaaaacaaaaccacccatCAAACTCTGAATGTTCCTTCACATGTGGCAGACCACTAGTTCCTCTCTTCACAGTGAGCCATCCATCTACATCAGGTCAATGAGGATAGGGACCAGCTGAGTGAGCCATCCATGTACATTAGGTCAGTGAGGATAGGGACCAGCTGTACACTGGGTCAAAATGCATTCCTGTTCAGAGAGTGAAGCCATTTTATAAAACGTGGGCCTCCACGATCCCATATCTGCCAATATGAAAGCCCTATTCAATTGTTTTGGAAGTGATGTCTTCTTGCTTCATATGGAACTGAAGATTTTCACAACTTACTCAGTAATTGACACAAGTGAACTTTCTAACTTAGcaaaaacataacaaacaaacaacaaaccttCACACAGCATTTGGGCTCACTGCCCACTCTTTTCAGGGTTTGGAAGACTGCTGACAAATACAGATTGTTAAGAGCCAGTACATGTCATTTAAGAGCTGTACCTATAGATTTAATCATTATAAAATGTAccatcttttgttttctgtcaatTCTTAATTCTTAGTGCTTGGGCTGATTTAATCAGAAACTCCCCACACCAGGTTCAGAAACTGAACTTTTATTCAGTATACTGACATAGGCATAGTTCACTTACTTCATGAATTGTTAGGAAAGTAAAAGTGCGCAccctggaaggaaaaaaagacaggacCCTTATGGTGATTTTTACTGCACCAAGTCTGTAATTCTGAGAGcaagttcctcctcctccttcttcttcttcttctctctctctctctctctctctctctctctctctctctctctctctctctcttctctctccatctcataGCTATATACACTTCAAAAACCAGGCAAGATGTATTTTAATTGATATAGTGACTTCACAGCTAGCCTTCCTTATCAGCAAAGACAGTCCTGTCCTCAATGTGGTGATGTGTTGATATGAAAGCACTACTCACTGCTGCTTCATCCTGACAGAGCTTGTTCATTCACTACCTAGAGTGCTTGAGGGAATAAAGGGGAGAAAGTTAAAATagaacagccagccacacagAATGAGGGTGGGGAGACAAATGTTGATAGCTCTGAGAATCAAATGACTGGACTACAAATGGAAATGAAAAGCAAGTACATCACTTAATAATTTAAGGGCACCCCTTTTAGGCaaacttttatataaaatatttcagctTAAGGAGGCATTTATTATGAGTAAAAACTGTATTTAGTatctaattttagttttcttcagATTAcctccatgttgtttttattctaCAAGTTCTCAAAACTTCCCTTCTTGTTTTTGCCCTTTATAAGCatcactgggattttttttttttttttttttttttttttggtttttcaagacagggtttctctgtgtagctttgcgcctttcctggaactcacttggtagcccaggctggcctcgaactcacagagatccgcctgcctctgcctcccgagtgctgggattaaaggcgtgcgccaccaccgcccggcccatcactgggatttttaaatgaaacagtaagaaaaggaaattccCACATTACTCACCACTAGATTAATAAACATTAATGGAAATCTATTTAGCTAGTGGTAAAATATTAAGGTCCTGATCTGGCAAAGCTCACAGTATCCAGCTGATTTTTCACTCCCATATTGACATTATtcaggagagaaaagggaagatgaATGAAGAGCAGATAAATCATAGAAATATAGAAAGTTCTCTTTTACATGAAAGCCAAGTACAATTTGTTCCTTAGGTGGATATGAGTCTCACACTCTGGCAGCCACCAAACAGTATTTGTCACATCATTATTCACATTAATACGGAACACAGACACTTAGATACCCACAGCACCTACACAGATCAGAGCCAGAATTggtctaaaattatttttaccttGTATATTTGTTTCATAAGCTTATCTATTTTCTAGGCCTCTTTAGCGTTTTCTGGTGTTTTGAGtgatattaaaatgaatataCCTATTAAGTTCTTATAATTAAATGAGAAAGAGGATTCACATATGAATGTCCTGGGGTTAGTATTGAACCTTTCATAACTAATCTAGTCAAGGTGAGTTGACCGAGAACACACTGGGTTTCTGGCTATTTCAAGGGAAATCTCTCTCTGGGTTttcatgctcttaatcactgggtTTGTCAGAGTAGATTGTGTTCACACTAGCTATGATAGCATAATAGAGGGGTTCAGGATGCCTTGCAATCATGCAAATAACAGAAAGAATATACAGGATCATAAAAGAAGCCAGGATGTGAGTGGTACAGGTTTTGAAAGCtttgagccatcttctcagttaGCTTCAGAGGGCAAAATATACAGTGaataaaatactagaaaaaaTATGAGTAACTAAAAAGGGCATTTACAGAATAATAGTCATAACAATGCACACTGGTATTTGCGAGTTCTTTAAGTTTGTGGTCAACTGTTCTGTCTGGTATCAGCATATTTGGAACCTCTAAGACCCAGTTCTTTGGAAAAACTTTGTAGGAGGTTCTTATCTATGTTTTCAGCCTTGCCAAAACCCTAGCTGACCTGACCACATTTAAAAACAGACTTGCTTCAAGTACCCTTGAAgaaatgaggaagagaaaaaggaaatcaatGGAACCCTTCTGCCCCCTACCGATAAGCAACGGGATCTTTAGAGGAATGGCTTTAAAAGGGTGGTGATCAATATGTGTATCCCAGTCAGCTTTGAGTGTTATCCTGaaacaacctagagtcatctgagaagaaagtCTCAACTGAAGAAATCACCTAGATGCAATTAGCCTGTGGGCATACTTCTGGAAGATTATTAACTGATGCAGGAGGTCCCAGCCCAATGAAGGTACATCCTTAGGCAGGTAGTCCTGGTCTTTATGGGAAAGCTGGGTAAttgggatagagagatggctggagttcagttcccaccatccACATTAGCTTCCTAATAGCAGCTCACTATAGCCTTTACTCCAGGTTCAGGGGAACCAGATGCCTCTAGTCTCCATTTAACCTATACTGacttatatacacataatttacaaaaataaaatttaatctcttaacaaaactaaaataataaatactcaaaaagcaaaaacgaATTCTATGACATCTTCATGCATTATTGAAGCCTGGTAATCCTGAGTAATCCTATCGTGTGATGTAGGGAACAGAGTGAAAAACAAAGAGCCTTAAGATTTGAAGGAATATATGATGAAAAAAGGACTCATTGTAGTGGCTTCTAAAAATCATGCAGCACGTCTGCCCCACATGGTACTTAGAGTCCTATTACTGTAGATGCCTCTGTGGAACAGGATATGACTGTGCCAGTGCAAATCTCTGACATGCAAAGAAACTTGCACAGGTGTTAATATTAGTGACTGGGAATGCTAAGCAGAGGAATGTCTCTCAGGctctggaggaggagaaggcagggaAGCTCTCAGGGGAGGAGCCAGTGTTGGGCAATTCTCCTATGGTAGGCTACAACTCACTGCTCTTGGGCTAAACATCTAGGACCCAAGAGATACCTACAAAGAGGGATAAGTGGTGCAGATTTGCTGTCTGGACTCTGGGAATCTCCTTCCTCTTGCCTTCTCCTAACCTATTAAGTATCTTCAGATTTCTAACAGAAGCAAGTAAGCACACAGTTATGCTCAAATGAAGCTTGCATCAGAGGAcaggaaaagaagcagaaaatgacAGAAGATGTCCATTACTTCTTGAACTAGCTGTTTTTGGACAGTTCTGATCCATAGGGTTCAGCACTTAACTCTAGTCACATTGATCTGCAACGGtggtataattttatattatgttgAGTAATTGAGTAACCAGACAAGACTATTCCCTGTTTAGATCGTATTTATGcagtggccatttttttttttttttttgctattgaaGCACACTAACTCTAGGCACATTAAATTTTGTAGTGGCAAATAAGGCTTAGTTGTTTAAAAAGTTTAGTCAAAACAATCCTTATATAGACACAGATGAATACATGAATATTTTCCACAAAATGTACTGAGCATTATCGTATCAGGTAATGGTTCAGATGCACGTTGAGTAGGTGAACCTCAGAGATGTTAGCTCTGAATGTGATGAAGGTCTTACGCTGGTGACTAGGTAAGAATAGCAGTGTACTTGAAACCAATGCTTCCATCACTGGGCATTATAAAAACAAGTGATGATTTTAGACTACAGATTGTTATAAACAGCATAAGATAAAACATCTTGGTTTTGTAGGTATGCctcaaaaattttaatctgagGTCAAGAAAGTTACATGTGTTAAAAGTAGCAATTATTTTTGTCTTAATGCTGGCAGTTTTACGAGTGCCCCAGTATTGTCTGTTGCTGCAGTAGAGATCAATCTGATTTATGTAGTTACTGTCCTCAAACGCTAACTTGAGACTGGATTTATAACGGTGCTATTTTTTTTAGGTAACTTATCAGCAAGAGAATTAAACTTCAAAGTAACAGTCTCTGGCACACAGCCAAGTACATCTTAGCTGGTGGTGTTCAGGTCCAATTGTGTGCAGCCCCAGCCAGAATAAGCCTCTTCCATATCCACCCTGGGTAGGTATGGCTGTCTCAACTGAAGCCTCACCCTGAAGAGCCACACCCTGGCACTAGCCAATCTGCTCAAGCAAGCAGAGAGGGCAGGAGCCAGGGCAGGGCATATAAAGTAGAGCAGGATCAGTTGCTGCTTACATTTGCCTTTGATACTGTTGTGTTGACTTGCAACCTCAGAAACAGACACCATGGTGCACCTGACTGATGCTGAGAAGGCTCTGGTCACCGGCCTGTGGGGAAAGGTGAAAGCTGAGGAAATTGGTGCTGAGGCCCTGGGCAGGTTGGTATTCAGGTTACAAGACAACTCACAAGTGGAAGTTGGGTGCATGGAGATGGAGGTCTGCTGCCCACAGGCAATAACTTCCAGCatcctctggctgttctctccttcttAGGCTGCTGGCTGTCTACCCTTGGACCCAGAGGTTCTTTGACAGCTTTGGAGAcctgtcctctgcctctgctaTCATGAGTAATGCCAAGGTGAAGAGCCATGGCAAGAAGGTGATTGACTCCTTTAGTGAAGGCCTGAAACACCTGGACAACCTCAAGGGCACCTTTGCCAGCCTGAGTGAGCTCCACTGTGACAAACTGCATGTGGATCCTGAGAACTTCAAGGTGAGTCTGATGGGTCTGCCCATGGTTTCTTTCCTCTAGTTTCTGGGCTTACCTTCCTatcagaaggaaaggggaagagattCTAGGGAGCAGTTTAGATGGATGGTTTCTGCTTGTTCCCCATGGAGTGCTGACAAGagtttggttattttaccctccacTCCCAATCATCATGTCCTCTCACTTTGTCCTTCTATGTTGTGATTTCCTTTTTCTCCAGTAAACTTTAATTTTCAGTtgtagttttaaaatgtatttcttctttatctacttttttttgtttctttattttggtttctttcaaGTATTTCCTGGTAATTTGctttgaggacaaggaagataagTGATTCCCTGCTTCTTTGCACAGCTCTAAAGAATAACAAAGATAATTGGCTTTCTGGCTAGGACATAGGATAGAATTTTTTTGCATATAAATTCTGTTTGACATAGAAGAATTCTTATCAAAATTTCCCAGTAAGATTCAGCTGTCATTCTGCCTGTGTTTTAAGGTTAGAACCATAAGTACCATTTGAAATGAGCCTGAAGTGTCTGGTATTTTTCTCTACTATCATGTTGATGCCTATTCCATCTTCCCACAGCTCCTGGGCAATATGATCGTGATTGTGATGGCCCACCACCTGGGCAAGGATTTCACCCCTGCTGCACAGGCTGCCTATCAGAAGGTGGTGGCTGGTGTGGCCACTGCCCTGGCTCACAAGTACCACTaaacccatgttccttcttttgtttatgtGCAAAGCTTTTTTGTCTTCAGAGAGAAACTGTCAATTGTTGAGAAAATGATG includes:
- the LOC131901223 gene encoding hemoglobin subunit beta; translation: MVHLTDAEKALVTGLWGKVKAEEIGAEALGRLLAVYPWTQRFFDSFGDLSSASAIMSNAKVKSHGKKVIDSFSEGLKHLDNLKGTFASLSELHCDKLHVDPENFKLLGNMIVIVMAHHLGKDFTPAAQAAYQKVVAGVATALAHKYH